The Helianthus annuus cultivar XRQ/B chromosome 16, HanXRQr2.0-SUNRISE, whole genome shotgun sequence genome includes a window with the following:
- the LOC118488271 gene encoding uncharacterized protein LOC118488271 isoform X1, with protein MEVSLPLYFFLLCCLQNSLNLVAFQAELAETKVQLSRKDKDLQAKDVEISELKRRLNDQIDRCESLEIDLEAERVKAATAEEARAVSAAALNVAKNNYSEAQGIVDTLVSEAEWMRTRGVVLVANSILNAGELDRAVAALTDSARAVGHRGGYLECAQHVEEMLGQEFDVSHCSVTDQANAALTRAEDAYDNLTLPAMDLVMEALKKDDWCQRLKAILDPPVTVELSDEEETAGDDGGNGDDDGGNDDDGDDDGEQHDELE; from the exons atggaggttagtttacCACTTTACTTTTTCTTGCTATGTTGTTTACAAAATAGCTTAAATCTTGTCGCTTTTCAGGCTGAGTTGGCTGAGACAAAGGTGCAATTATCCCGCAAGGATAAGGATCTCCAGGCCAAGGATGTCGAGATCTCTGAGCTTAAACGCCGTCTGAATGATCAGATTGACAGATGCGAGTCCTTGGAGATCGACCTCGAGGCAGAGAGGGTTAAGGCTGCCACTGCTGAAGAGGCGCGTGCTGTCAGCGCTGCCGCTCTTAATGTGGCTAAGAACAACTACTCAGAGGCCCAAGGCATCGTTGACACGCTTGTGTCTGAGGCTGAAtggatgcgcactcgtggagtagTGCTG GTTGCCAACTCTATCCTCAATGCTGGCGAGCTGGATCGCGCTGTCGCTGCTCTTACAGATTCTGCTCGCGCAGTGGGTCATCGAGGGGGCTATCTGGAATGTGCCCAACACGTTGAGGAGATGCTAGGACAAGAGTTTGATGTGAGCCATTGCTCGGTGACCGACCAGGCTAATGCTGCGCTTACGCGTGCTGAGGATGCTTATGACAACCTTACTTTGCCTGCGATGGATTTGGTCATGGAAGCTTTAAAGAAAGACGACTGGTGTCAGCGTCTTAAGGCCATTCTTGATCCACCAGTGACTGTGGAGTTATCGGATGAGGAGGAAACAGCTGGCGATGATGGTGGAAATGGCGATGATGATGGCGGGAACGATGATGATGGCGATGATGATGGTGAACAACATGATGAACTAGAATAG
- the LOC118488271 gene encoding uncharacterized protein LOC118488271 isoform X2 has product MEAELAETKVQLSRKDKDLQAKDVEISELKRRLNDQIDRCESLEIDLEAERVKAATAEEARAVSAAALNVAKNNYSEAQGIVDTLVSEAEWMRTRGVVLVANSILNAGELDRAVAALTDSARAVGHRGGYLECAQHVEEMLGQEFDVSHCSVTDQANAALTRAEDAYDNLTLPAMDLVMEALKKDDWCQRLKAILDPPVTVELSDEEETAGDDGGNGDDDGGNDDDGDDDGEQHDELE; this is encoded by the exons atggag GCTGAGTTGGCTGAGACAAAGGTGCAATTATCCCGCAAGGATAAGGATCTCCAGGCCAAGGATGTCGAGATCTCTGAGCTTAAACGCCGTCTGAATGATCAGATTGACAGATGCGAGTCCTTGGAGATCGACCTCGAGGCAGAGAGGGTTAAGGCTGCCACTGCTGAAGAGGCGCGTGCTGTCAGCGCTGCCGCTCTTAATGTGGCTAAGAACAACTACTCAGAGGCCCAAGGCATCGTTGACACGCTTGTGTCTGAGGCTGAAtggatgcgcactcgtggagtagTGCTG GTTGCCAACTCTATCCTCAATGCTGGCGAGCTGGATCGCGCTGTCGCTGCTCTTACAGATTCTGCTCGCGCAGTGGGTCATCGAGGGGGCTATCTGGAATGTGCCCAACACGTTGAGGAGATGCTAGGACAAGAGTTTGATGTGAGCCATTGCTCGGTGACCGACCAGGCTAATGCTGCGCTTACGCGTGCTGAGGATGCTTATGACAACCTTACTTTGCCTGCGATGGATTTGGTCATGGAAGCTTTAAAGAAAGACGACTGGTGTCAGCGTCTTAAGGCCATTCTTGATCCACCAGTGACTGTGGAGTTATCGGATGAGGAGGAAACAGCTGGCGATGATGGTGGAAATGGCGATGATGATGGCGGGAACGATGATGATGGCGATGATGATGGTGAACAACATGATGAACTAGAATAG
- the LOC110914899 gene encoding zinc finger CCCH domain-containing protein ZFN-like, translated as MEFDSGISMSRSLVTAELSPPLDDDALWQLNLRSSEAMESGSYPVREGEPDCSYYIRTGLCRFGATCRFNHPPNRSLAIATAKMRGEYPERPGQPECQYYLKTGTCKFGATCKFHHPRDIAGRVSLNVLGYPLRPNEPECPYYLRTGQCKFGNTCKFHHPQPSNMMIAYSGSSVYPTVQSPTSPGQHSYPGGITNWSMSRASFVPSPRWQAPSNYAQMILPQGVISVPGWNAYRGSISSLESHQQAAGNNQIYGTSHLNESANEPLGGTYSSYYALPTENVFPERPGQPECQFYMKTGDCKFGAVCRFHHPRERVIPAPDCALSPIGLPLRPGEPLCIFYSRYGTCKFGSSCKFDHPMGVFTYSFSPTSPHAHLLASSSSSGPLNMMSAGPVNGPITLSEIRQMPSSDNNNNTVDPDE; from the exons ATGGAGTTTGATAGTGGAATTTCGATGTCACGATCTCTGGTGACCGCCGAACTGTCTCCGCCGTTAGATGACG ATGCATTGTGGCAACTGAACTTGAGATCAAGTGAAGCAATGGAGTCAGGATCGTACCCTGTGCGTgaaggagagccagattgctcaTACTACATCAGAACAGGCCTTTGTAGATTTGGGGCAACATGTCGCTTCAATCATCCTCCAAACCGGAGTCTG GCAATTGCAACTGCGAAAATGAGAGGAGAATATCCAGAGAGACCAGGACAACCTGAATGCCAG TACTACTTAAAGACGGGTACCTGCAAATTCGGAGCAACGTGCAAATTTCATCATCCTCGAGACATAGCTGGGCGAGTTTCACTGAATGTTTTGGGATATCCACTTCGCCCG AATGAGCCCGAATGTCCTTATTATCTAAGAACAGGACAATGTAAATTTGGAAACACTTGTAAATTTCATCACCCTCAACCATCTAACATGATGATTGCGTATAGTGGTTCTTCGGTTTATCCCACGGTACAGTCACCAACAAGTCCAGGTCAGCATTCGTACCCAGGTGGAATTACGAATTGGTCCATGTCTAGAGCTTCCTTTGTTCCTAGTCCTCGCTGGCAAGCCCCGTCAAATTATGCACAGATGATTCTACCTCAGGGTGTGATTTCAGTTCCTGGATGGAATGCCTACAGA GGTTCGATTTCGTCTTTGGAGAGCCACCAGCAAGCAGCTGGAAACAATCAAATATATGGAACTTCACATCTAAATGAATCAGCTAATGAACCATTAGGTGGAACATATTCTTCGTATTATGCATTACCAACGGAAAATGTATTTCCCGAAAGACCCGGTCAGCCTGAATGTCAATTTTACATGAAAACCGGTGACTGTAAATTTGGTGCAGTTTGCCGATTTCATCACCCTAGAGAAAGGGTGATTCCCGCACCTGATTGTGCTTTGAGTCCAATCGGCCTTCCTTTACGCCCG GGAGAGCCTTTGTGTATATTCTATTCTCGTTATGGGACATGTAAATTCGGATCAAGTTGCAAGTTTGACCACCCAATGGGAGTCTTCACGTACAGTTTCTCCCCAACTTCACCTCATGCACATTTATTAGCATCATCCTCGAGTAGTGGCCCATTAAACATGATGTCAGCAGGGCCCGTTAACGGACCAATTACCCTATCAGAAATAAGACAAATGCCCTCCAGTGATAACAATAACAATACCGTTGACCCGGATGAATAA